Part of the Liberibacter crescens BT-1 genome is shown below.
TGTTGCTATTATAGGTGGAGGTATCTGTGGAATTGTGGCTGCTTATGAATTGTTGAGAAGTGGTATGCAGTCGGTCACGATATTTGAGGCTTGTAAGGAGCGTTTAGGAGGCCGATGTTATTCACAAAAATTTATCGAGAGCCATCCTTGCTATATTGCAGAATTAGGGGCCATGCGGTTTTCAAGAAATCAAGTTTGTTTATTTCATTATCTTGAAAAATTTAATATTTCTACAAATCAAATGTTTCCTAATCCTGGTGTTGTGGATACAGAAATTCATTATCAAGGAAATGCTTATTCTTGGAAGAAAGGTGAAGCTCCACCACTTATGTTTGAAAAACTTTATATTGGCTGGACTGCGTTTTTACGCCAAGGAGTAAAGATTGGAGGTGTATTCCTTGCAGGTCCGGAAGTTATGCGCAATTTATCTCAGCAAAGAAAACATGATGCTTTAGAAAAAGAGTGGAAAAAATATATTGATATATTTAGTTCAGTATCTTTTTACAATGCTTTAGTGATGATTTTTACAAATGATACTCCTCCAGGAGGGGAAAAATGGTCCATACCAGAAGACTTTGATCTTTTTGGATTGTTAGGTATTGGAACAGGAGGGATGTTTTCTGTTTATCAAGTCTCCTTTATTGAAATTTTGTGTATTATAGTAAGTGGTTTCGAAGTTGATCAACTTTTAATTAATGGGGGTATATCTTCATTAGTAGAATGTATTGCTGATCAATCTTTCAATGGTATTTGTTTAAGGGAGAGAGTATGTTATCAAAAAGTAGTTGCTATAGACAGAAGTTCAGAGAGTAATATTGTTCTAATTTTAGAAAATGGTATAAAAGAAAGTTATGATCGAGTGATCATAACTGTGACACCTCGTGCTATGCAAGTTGGTCTCAAAGGAGATAAGAGGAAGTTATTCAATTCGTCTGTCATAACAGCAATTAATCAATCGCATATGATTTCTTCTTCGAAAATTTTTATTTTGTGCCAAGAAAAATTTTGGAAAAAATATGGTCTGCCTCAGACTATTCAAAGTGATCAATTGGTAAAGGCTGTTTATTGTCTGGATTACCTTCCTGAAGATGATTCTTCATATGGAGTTGTTCTTTTGAATTATACATGGGAAGAGGATTCATATAAATTTCTTTCTGTGAAGGATAAGGTCAGGCGCTTTAAAACACTTGTCGATGATCTTGCAATTGTTGCGCCATATTTTTCTAAATATCTTCGTCCAGTAAATGATGATTATGAGCGTTATATTATCTGTTATGATTGGTTGATGGATGAGTATTCTTTGGGTGCTTTTAAACTTCAATATCCTGGTAGAGACCATTATACAGAAGAATTGTTTTTTCAATTTAAAACAGCGAATTTTCCAGAAAAAGATAAAGGTATCTATCTAGCTGGCTGCAGCTGTTCATTTCATGGAGGGTGGATTGAGGGGGCAATAATAACAGCCTTAAATAGTGTATGCTCCGTTATTAGAAGTTGTGGAGGTTCTCTTGTTTCTGGAAATCCTCTCGATAATTTGTACCTTTGATAGCACTATCAGTAGTTTCTTATTTAAGAGTCATTGATATCATGTATACGAATATAACAATTCAAAACCTGGTTGAATCTTTTTATTCAGGATCTATTAAGATAGATGATTATTATCATAATTTACACCTAAAATATAACAAATTTAAGTCTCTTAGAAGTTTCATTACGTTTAATGAGCCAATATATTCTCAATATTCTATTCAACCAAAGGGTGTTCGGTTGCCATTATTTGGTATTCCTGTATCCCTTAAAGATAATATTAATGTAGTGGGTATGCCTACTACTTCTGGAACACTAGGTTTAAGAGATTTTTATCCTGTTCGTTGTGCACCTGTTGTTAATTGCTTTCAGCAGCTTGGAGTATCTATTGTTGGTAAAAATAATATGCATGAGCTGTCTTTTGGTGTAAAATCAAATAATAAAACTTTTGGCAATGTTATCCATCCACATTACCCATCGTATAGTGCAGGAGGAAGTAGTAGTGGCTGTGCGGTTGCTGTAGCTGCTGGCATTGTTCCATGTGCTTTAGGAACGGATACAGGTGGATCCGTTCGTATTC
Proteins encoded:
- a CDS encoding NAD(P)/FAD-dependent oxidoreductase, whose product is MSIFSYNYDDFLRNSPSSLGYLPQSKRHKSVAIIGGGICGIVAAYELLRSGMQSVTIFEACKERLGGRCYSQKFIESHPCYIAELGAMRFSRNQVCLFHYLEKFNISTNQMFPNPGVVDTEIHYQGNAYSWKKGEAPPLMFEKLYIGWTAFLRQGVKIGGVFLAGPEVMRNLSQQRKHDALEKEWKKYIDIFSSVSFYNALVMIFTNDTPPGGEKWSIPEDFDLFGLLGIGTGGMFSVYQVSFIEILCIIVSGFEVDQLLINGGISSLVECIADQSFNGICLRERVCYQKVVAIDRSSESNIVLILENGIKESYDRVIITVTPRAMQVGLKGDKRKLFNSSVITAINQSHMISSSKIFILCQEKFWKKYGLPQTIQSDQLVKAVYCLDYLPEDDSSYGVVLLNYTWEEDSYKFLSVKDKVRRFKTLVDDLAIVAPYFSKYLRPVNDDYERYIICYDWLMDEYSLGAFKLQYPGRDHYTEELFFQFKTANFPEKDKGIYLAGCSCSFHGGWIEGAIITALNSVCSVIRSCGGSLVSGNPLDNLYL